In Chloroflexota bacterium, one DNA window encodes the following:
- a CDS encoding head-tail adaptor protein — MMLSASDLAAMREAQDAALPDTCTIRRKTLVSDGMGGYTETWSDLATGVKCRIATSRYRPEEAAIAEKFTGRTLWMLTLPAGTDVTNEDRVVLSGTTYEVVGVLSAGSWEMCRRVLVVEVS, encoded by the coding sequence GTGATGTTATCGGCTAGCGATCTGGCTGCGATGAGGGAGGCACAGGATGCGGCGTTGCCGGATACGTGCACGATCCGGCGCAAGACGCTGGTGTCGGATGGAATGGGGGGCTACACGGAGACGTGGAGCGACCTGGCGACGGGGGTGAAGTGCCGGATCGCGACGTCACGCTACCGACCGGAGGAAGCGGCGATTGCGGAGAAGTTCACCGGACGCACATTGTGGATGCTGACGCTGCCAGCCGGGACGGATGTTACGAATGAGGATCGTGTGGTGCTTTCCGGTACGACGTATGAGGTGGTCGGTGTTTTGTCGGCCGGGAGTTGGGAGATGTGCAGGCGTGTGTTAGTGGTGGAGGTTTCGTGA
- a CDS encoding phage portal protein: protein MAQVINLATRVWQERVISENQARLFRYKRAWDAYFGRFPKPLKVRQGKPDDNVIVNYCRVVADLSVAFLFGREPRFELDETADTDAEVWLRDAWRYNRKMILLQKMALNGAVCGHVFVKILPGEPFPKLINLSPEYVHVITDPEDIDLVVRYVIEFPAVSPDGTAITRRQTIERVGESASQQGRWHITEQEARGSGPYRTLSETDWPWPWPPIVDCQNLPSPNEYYGIADIEEDLVDINESINFVLSNMARIIRYHAHPKTWGRGFDARQLQIAVDETIVLPGEDAELRNLEMESDLESSIRLYERLREALHEVSRTPEVATGKLERAGALSGVALQILYQPLIDKIEAKRLTYGEMLVELNRRLLEMGGFGPDNVVTIHWPELLPKDVMAERQAALIDQQLGVSQDTILQRLGFDPELERQKRELSSADMAERMLEAFNRGE from the coding sequence ATGGCGCAGGTGATCAATCTGGCGACGAGAGTGTGGCAGGAGCGAGTGATCTCCGAGAATCAGGCACGATTGTTCCGATACAAGCGGGCCTGGGATGCTTATTTCGGCCGCTTCCCCAAGCCGTTGAAGGTGCGCCAGGGGAAGCCGGACGACAACGTGATCGTGAATTATTGCCGCGTGGTGGCCGACCTGTCCGTGGCGTTCCTGTTCGGCCGAGAGCCACGCTTTGAGTTGGATGAGACGGCGGACACGGATGCGGAGGTGTGGCTACGTGACGCGTGGCGGTATAACCGCAAGATGATCTTGCTGCAGAAGATGGCGCTGAACGGGGCGGTCTGTGGCCATGTGTTCGTGAAGATTCTGCCTGGCGAGCCGTTCCCGAAGCTGATCAACCTGTCGCCGGAGTATGTGCACGTAATCACCGATCCGGAGGACATTGACCTGGTGGTGCGGTATGTGATCGAGTTTCCAGCAGTTTCGCCGGACGGAACGGCGATCACGCGGCGGCAGACGATTGAGCGAGTCGGCGAGTCAGCAAGTCAGCAAGGGCGCTGGCATATCACGGAGCAGGAGGCCAGGGGGAGCGGGCCGTATCGGACGCTTTCGGAGACGGATTGGCCGTGGCCGTGGCCGCCGATCGTGGATTGCCAGAATCTGCCGAGCCCGAATGAGTACTATGGCATCGCCGACATTGAGGAGGATCTGGTTGACATAAACGAGTCGATCAATTTCGTGCTGAGCAACATGGCACGGATCATCCGCTATCATGCACACCCGAAGACGTGGGGGCGGGGGTTTGACGCCCGGCAGTTGCAGATCGCGGTGGATGAGACGATCGTGTTGCCGGGTGAGGATGCGGAGCTGCGTAATTTGGAGATGGAGAGTGATCTGGAGTCGAGCATACGGCTGTATGAGCGGCTGCGTGAGGCGTTGCATGAGGTGAGCCGGACACCTGAGGTGGCCACCGGTAAGCTGGAGCGGGCCGGGGCGCTCTCCGGCGTGGCACTGCAGATCTTGTATCAGCCGCTGATCGACAAGATCGAGGCGAAGCGGCTGACATATGGGGAGATGTTGGTGGAATTGAACCGGCGGCTGTTGGAGATGGGCGGCTTCGGGCCGGACAACGTGGTGACGATCCACTGGCCGGAGCTTTTGCCCAAGGATGTGATGGCCGAGCGGCAGGCGGCGCTGATTGATCAGCAGTTGGGTGTGTCGCAGGATACGATTCTGCAGCGGCTGGGGTTTGATCCGGAGCTGGAGCGGCAGAAGCGGGAGTTGAGTTCGGCGGATATGGCGGAGAGGATGTTAGAGGCGTTCAATAGGGGTGAATAG
- a CDS encoding DUF3168 domain-containing protein, which produces MNQVDQAIYEALTSDAALMAKVTGVYNALAPSSVSTPFVVFQEQAGTDAYTLRRRMLRSLLYQVKCVDRGGSAKTAGEVYDLIDGVLHDASLSVAGYATLYVRRESDVKYTEVVDGVQYWHVGGLYRVIVSPL; this is translated from the coding sequence GTGAATCAGGTGGATCAGGCGATCTATGAGGCGCTGACGAGTGATGCGGCGCTGATGGCGAAGGTGACGGGAGTGTATAACGCTCTGGCGCCGTCGTCCGTCTCTACACCCTTTGTGGTGTTTCAGGAGCAGGCCGGGACGGATGCTTATACGTTGCGCCGGCGTATGCTGCGATCGCTGCTGTATCAGGTCAAGTGCGTGGATCGGGGCGGGTCGGCGAAGACGGCGGGCGAGGTGTATGACCTGATCGATGGGGTTTTGCACGATGCGAGCCTCAGCGTCGCGGGGTACGCGACGCTGTATGTCCGTCGGGAGTCGGATGTGAAGTACACGGAGGTGGTGGATGGGGTGCAGTACTGGCATGTGGGCGGGCTCTATCGTGTGATCGTATCACCGTTATAG
- a CDS encoding phage tail tape measure protein, with the protein MALGSEAARLFVSVGADIGEFQREMARADNGIRKFAGVGKAALIGATATMGAAIVGFGMKSSQVAADFEAQMNVLAVAARSSGTALGDLRQAAVAVGADTELVGISASEAADAMTNFYKAGLNTKQIFGDLQGYLEGTTSLSGALRAAVDLAAASELDLAQASDVVAVSMATFNLSAEQATQIANNFVGAADASVASVADLAEALQNVGPTSAAMGLSLEETNTALAILSTRGIRGAEAGTALKSMFANLLSPTKKTQEALLELGVSLFDAQGKMLPMRDIIAQLSTSFAGLTDKQKQQYAQTLAGTYGMKALQTLLAEGVQGWDDMTQAIANAATAQEVANARTKGLSAAWEQLQGSLEALMINVGTPLIENFLTPMVQRLTEWIGVLAEAVPSSDQLRDALVRFRDEVGSLLSTLSPVIEQIGSWFGTVIPQAVEILRTGWETAWTGMQAVVSTAQQMIGPLVETIRGWLQEAIPQAVDVLFGVWQEVWGVLAPRVQQAVEVMAPLVEQIRGWLGSVLPAAVGIWQSAFETVWGAVGQVVASVWEGMAPTLEAMLSFLETTIPTALAALQGIWESVWPAVQAALSTAWTTIQSVLAEAKVWLEANLPTALSVLQEQWNVAWGGLQNALQSTWSAMQPVLEQIRSWFSQEGLASSVIQTQTMFSEAVGRMQEVWGLLAEYFGPTVDRIITAFQDMIAEFAKMGPEFQALWEAARPVLEPLAKLLGTTLVIAVKLFGETLAAIMGAVPTVVGSVVRSATVFFTTLRTVFEEVVAAIKALIEGDYSVALEHAKQAIKAMADGAIAILGNFLKMETAIITSLFQAIVNTFADLPGEAGQKFQEMYDAAKIKMDNLLATVRQMLYNVRSAISNFSLHGVGAALIDSMISGVKSKAAALASAAKGVVSSAISAAKAALGMHSPSRVFIEIGENTMLGFAIGIKRGAKRVRDALSVSLKVSSTDDVSAFSEIVEALDKAVDNLVGMQDALRRWRLSPGWYRRAREVFEAAMRMMDLVVETADAYVGDGLKKARILIEAVPKVVDAIGGVVSYLDDLRRFRAPTYVRRTTREIVEFAGWLIDAVSAMARDFSEMGLAASRKFMAAVGDMVSGLGDALDLLGRLRFYVNVRGTGNIRRFMRDVQGVVFAIRNWVLRQFPHLSTSLIDAWGNAIGSLADGLGSALDLLGGLHEYVNVRGTGNIRRFMRDVQGLVFAIRNWVLQQFPRLSTELIDAWGGAIGSLAGGLGSALDLLGGLHEYVNVRGTGNIRRFMRDVQGLMFAFRNWILSQFQRMSTDLMEQWGGAIGSLADGLGSTLDLLRGLVTYVAPSEAAIAAFMDGVRQVVARAYQFVVTQLSNEVLDTVGAFGEALGSLASGLGDMLRLFQDLMDTNLAGWLAGPNGGVVGSAFDRQLQAFNLALLRAINSWRDWIINTLDPQAAELVANFSDVLQRIVGGFQAALSFLSDLGGTTMPTLDQIQAFMQAVLDLFRAFADALGDQAASFYEAGAAMMRGLARGLADFALYPSVPGSVAQIAQQAGQAIGQGLATGMSDALDEVTNEAAIMAREAAKMAQHELGVSSPSRVFVEIGRALPEGLALGIRQRMGAASQALRDLMPGSGMPAFALAGGGYGGNVYNVDVHVQGGDRDSAEALARAIVREMVQAGVRLR; encoded by the coding sequence GTGGCTCTAGGCTCTGAAGCGGCCCGGCTGTTCGTGTCGGTTGGGGCGGATATAGGCGAGTTTCAGCGGGAGATGGCTCGGGCCGACAACGGAATCCGAAAGTTCGCTGGCGTAGGTAAGGCGGCACTCATCGGCGCAACGGCGACGATGGGGGCCGCCATCGTCGGTTTTGGGATGAAGAGTTCTCAAGTGGCGGCGGATTTCGAAGCACAGATGAATGTGCTAGCGGTGGCGGCGCGTTCTTCGGGGACGGCGCTGGGAGATCTGCGACAGGCAGCGGTTGCGGTTGGTGCGGATACGGAGTTGGTTGGGATCAGCGCCAGCGAGGCGGCCGATGCGATGACGAATTTCTACAAGGCCGGGCTGAACACGAAGCAGATCTTTGGGGATCTGCAGGGGTATTTGGAGGGCACGACGTCGCTCTCGGGGGCGTTGCGTGCGGCGGTTGACCTGGCGGCTGCGAGCGAGCTGGATCTGGCGCAGGCGTCGGATGTGGTCGCCGTTTCTATGGCAACATTTAACCTCAGTGCTGAGCAAGCCACACAGATCGCCAACAACTTTGTGGGTGCTGCCGACGCATCCGTGGCATCCGTTGCTGATCTGGCAGAGGCTTTACAAAATGTGGGCCCGACGTCAGCGGCAATGGGGCTGTCGCTGGAGGAAACGAATACGGCGCTGGCAATTTTGAGTACGCGAGGCATTCGGGGAGCGGAAGCGGGCACGGCTCTGAAGTCGATGTTCGCCAATCTGCTGTCACCGACGAAGAAGACCCAGGAGGCGTTGCTGGAATTGGGTGTCTCCCTGTTTGATGCCCAGGGGAAGATGTTACCCATGCGGGATATCATCGCCCAGCTTTCCACCTCCTTTGCAGGCCTCACGGATAAGCAGAAGCAGCAATATGCTCAGACGTTGGCTGGCACATACGGCATGAAGGCGTTGCAGACGCTGTTGGCTGAGGGCGTACAGGGTTGGGATGACATGACACAGGCGATCGCCAATGCAGCAACGGCGCAGGAGGTGGCAAATGCTCGGACAAAAGGGCTCTCGGCGGCATGGGAGCAGTTACAGGGTTCGCTGGAGGCGTTGATGATTAACGTGGGCACGCCGTTGATTGAGAATTTCCTGACACCGATGGTGCAAAGGTTGACGGAATGGATCGGCGTGCTTGCAGAGGCTGTGCCTAGCAGCGATCAGCTGCGAGATGCTTTGGTGCGATTCCGTGATGAGGTTGGCTCCCTGCTGAGCACATTATCTCCAGTTATAGAGCAGATAGGGAGTTGGTTTGGGACGGTAATCCCGCAGGCGGTAGAAATTTTACGAACTGGATGGGAAACGGCATGGACTGGAATGCAGGCGGTCGTGTCGACGGCTCAGCAGATGATAGGGCCATTGGTGGAGACGATTCGCGGGTGGCTGCAGGAGGCGATTCCGCAGGCAGTAGATGTGCTGTTTGGTGTATGGCAGGAGGTTTGGGGGGTGCTAGCCCCGCGTGTACAGCAGGCTGTGGAGGTGATGGCTCCGCTGGTTGAGCAGATCAGGGGATGGCTTGGGAGTGTACTGCCGGCTGCGGTGGGGATATGGCAGTCAGCATTTGAGACAGTATGGGGCGCGGTTGGCCAGGTAGTGGCGAGCGTGTGGGAGGGGATGGCGCCTACGCTAGAGGCGATGCTGTCTTTTTTGGAGACAACGATCCCAACGGCACTGGCTGCGTTGCAAGGCATCTGGGAAAGTGTGTGGCCTGCTGTTCAGGCTGCGTTATCGACGGCCTGGACAACGATTCAGAGCGTGTTGGCTGAAGCTAAGGTGTGGCTGGAGGCCAACCTTCCGACGGCTTTGTCGGTCTTGCAGGAGCAATGGAATGTGGCATGGGGTGGGCTCCAGAATGCGCTGCAGAGCACATGGTCGGCCATGCAGCCTGTTCTGGAGCAGATACGGAGTTGGTTTTCCCAAGAGGGTCTGGCTTCTTCGGTGATTCAGACGCAAACGATGTTCTCGGAAGCTGTTGGTAGGATGCAGGAGGTATGGGGGCTACTGGCGGAGTATTTCGGCCCCACGGTTGATCGGATCATTACGGCGTTTCAGGATATGATCGCCGAGTTTGCGAAGATGGGGCCAGAGTTCCAGGCGTTATGGGAGGCTGCCAGACCTGTCCTAGAACCGTTGGCAAAGCTGCTAGGTACTACCCTGGTGATAGCAGTGAAGCTGTTTGGCGAGACACTAGCGGCGATTATGGGGGCCGTGCCAACAGTTGTCGGATCGGTGGTACGGTCTGCCACGGTCTTCTTTACTACGCTGCGTACTGTGTTTGAGGAGGTGGTAGCCGCGATCAAGGCTCTGATCGAAGGAGATTACAGTGTCGCTTTAGAGCATGCAAAGCAGGCGATTAAAGCGATGGCTGATGGAGCGATCGCAATTCTCGGCAATTTCCTGAAGATGGAAACAGCTATCATCACCAGTCTGTTTCAGGCAATCGTCAACACGTTCGCCGATCTTCCTGGTGAGGCAGGACAGAAGTTCCAGGAGATGTATGATGCGGCCAAGATCAAGATGGACAATCTTCTGGCGACTGTGCGCCAGATGCTGTACAACGTTAGGTCCGCCATTAGCAATTTTAGCTTACATGGGGTAGGTGCTGCATTGATTGACAGCATGATCAGCGGTGTAAAGAGTAAAGCAGCGGCGTTAGCGTCTGCAGCCAAGGGGGTCGTCTCTAGTGCGATCAGTGCAGCTAAGGCGGCGTTGGGTATGCACTCGCCATCAAGAGTTTTCATAGAGATTGGCGAGAACACGATGCTTGGATTTGCGATTGGGATCAAGAGGGGGGCAAAGAGGGTTCGAGATGCACTCAGCGTGTCGTTGAAGGTATCCTCTACTGATGATGTGAGTGCATTCAGTGAAATCGTAGAGGCTCTTGATAAGGCCGTTGATAACCTTGTGGGCATGCAGGATGCGCTTCGTCGCTGGCGGTTGTCTCCCGGATGGTACCGGCGGGCGAGGGAAGTGTTTGAGGCGGCGATGAGGATGATGGATCTTGTGGTGGAAACTGCGGATGCGTATGTGGGCGATGGGTTGAAGAAGGCGAGGATTCTGATAGAGGCCGTGCCAAAGGTGGTAGATGCGATCGGTGGTGTGGTGTCATATCTGGACGATCTGAGGCGGTTCCGTGCGCCTACGTATGTGCGTCGTACGACTCGTGAGATCGTGGAGTTTGCTGGATGGTTGATCGATGCCGTGTCCGCAATGGCGCGAGATTTCAGTGAGATGGGGCTTGCCGCGTCCAGGAAGTTTATGGCTGCTGTGGGTGATATGGTGAGTGGGCTTGGGGATGCGCTGGATCTGCTGGGTAGGCTTCGATTCTATGTGAACGTCCGAGGTACGGGGAACATTCGTAGGTTCATGAGGGATGTGCAGGGGGTGGTGTTTGCGATCAGGAATTGGGTTTTGCGGCAGTTCCCGCATCTGTCCACGAGTCTGATCGATGCCTGGGGGAATGCGATCGGTTCGCTGGCGGATGGCTTGGGAAGTGCCCTCGATTTGCTTGGCGGATTGCACGAGTATGTGAATGTCCGTGGGACAGGGAACATTCGTAGGTTCATGAGGGATGTGCAGGGATTGGTGTTTGCGATCAGGAATTGGGTTTTGCAGCAGTTCCCTCGCCTGTCCACGGAGTTGATCGACGCGTGGGGTGGGGCCATAGGGTCTCTTGCGGGTGGACTTGGGAGTGCACTGGATCTGTTGGGTGGTCTGCATGAGTATGTGAATGTTCGTGGAACTGGGAATATCCGGAGGTTCATGAGGGATGTGCAGGGATTGATGTTTGCGTTCCGTAATTGGATTCTGTCTCAGTTCCAGCGAATGTCTACGGATCTGATGGAGCAGTGGGGAGGGGCAATTGGTTCGCTGGCGGATGGTTTGGGGAGCACGCTGGATCTGTTGCGTGGTCTGGTGACGTATGTTGCTCCCAGCGAGGCGGCGATTGCTGCGTTCATGGATGGTGTGCGCCAGGTGGTGGCCAGGGCGTATCAGTTTGTGGTTACGCAGTTGAGTAATGAGGTTTTGGATACGGTAGGCGCCTTTGGGGAGGCGCTGGGGTCGTTGGCGAGCGGGTTGGGGGATATGCTGCGACTTTTCCAGGATCTGATGGATACGAATTTGGCCGGCTGGTTGGCCGGGCCGAATGGTGGTGTGGTGGGAAGCGCTTTCGACAGGCAGTTGCAGGCGTTCAATCTGGCGCTGTTGCGTGCGATCAACTCCTGGCGGGATTGGATTATCAATACGTTGGATCCGCAGGCGGCGGAGTTGGTGGCCAATTTCTCCGATGTCTTACAGCGGATCGTGGGCGGGTTCCAGGCTGCGCTGAGCTTCCTGTCCGATCTTGGTGGTACGACGATGCCAACGTTGGATCAGATCCAGGCGTTTATGCAGGCCGTGTTGGATCTATTCAGGGCGTTTGCAGATGCGCTGGGGGATCAGGCTGCTTCATTCTACGAAGCCGGGGCGGCGATGATGAGAGGTTTGGCCCGTGGATTGGCGGACTTTGCCCTGTATCCATCAGTGCCTGGGTCAGTGGCGCAGATCGCCCAGCAGGCTGGCCAGGCGATTGGGCAAGGATTGGCCACGGGAATGAGCGATGCTCTTGACGAGGTCACGAATGAGGCGGCGATAATGGCCCGGGAGGCAGCCAAGATGGCGCAGCATGAGTTGGGTGTGTCGTCGCCGTCCAGGGTGTTTGTAGAGATAGGCCGGGCGCTTCCGGAGGGGCTGGCGCTGGGCATCAGGCAGCGCATGGGGGCTGCCAGCCAGGCGTTGCGTGATCTGATGCCTGGAAGCGGAATGCCCGCGTTTGCGCTGGCCGGCGGCGGATACGGTGGGAATGTGTACAACGTGGATGTTCACGTCCAGGGCGGCGATCGGGATAGCGCCGAGGCGTTGGCGAGGGCGATCGTGAGAGAGATGGTGCAGGCAGGGGTGAGGTTGCGGTAA
- a CDS encoding DNA methyltransferase has product MKRYGVIIADPPWRYGGAGPTFEAADHQYPTMSPSEIMALPVRQLAADDSVLLLWATWPQLNVALNVIRAWGFKYVTGFPWVKIEGAPQQTLWGKFVCKPVYGLGFWVRGCSEAVLIGRRGNVSPPDGDFVGILSGNFGHSRKPDNLYEYAEQFPGPYLELFARRVRPGWDVWGNEVESNLIISGRQERSLNGPQSHVTRGNRDE; this is encoded by the coding sequence ATGAAGCGGTATGGGGTCATCATAGCGGATCCACCGTGGAGGTACGGCGGCGCTGGACCGACCTTTGAGGCGGCGGATCATCAATATCCGACGATGAGCCCATCGGAGATAATGGCGCTGCCTGTGAGACAACTTGCCGCCGACGACTCGGTTCTGTTGCTTTGGGCGACGTGGCCGCAATTGAACGTAGCGCTCAATGTGATACGAGCGTGGGGATTCAAGTACGTCACGGGGTTTCCATGGGTGAAGATTGAAGGGGCGCCACAGCAGACGCTTTGGGGCAAGTTTGTTTGTAAGCCAGTGTACGGGTTGGGTTTTTGGGTGCGCGGGTGTTCGGAGGCTGTATTAATCGGTAGGCGTGGAAACGTATCGCCACCGGATGGTGATTTCGTTGGAATTCTGTCCGGGAATTTCGGTCATAGCAGGAAACCAGACAATCTGTATGAGTATGCAGAGCAATTCCCTGGTCCCTATCTGGAATTATTCGCTAGACGTGTGCGTCCAGGGTGGGATGTTTGGGGCAATGAAGTAGAGTCAAACTTGATCATAAGTGGAAGACAGGAACGGTCATTAAATGGCCCCCAGAGCCACGTTACCCGGGGTAACAGAGACGAATGA
- a CDS encoding HK97 gp10 family phage protein: MARGRANIRIVFNRFPEIARRAPETTRAAVAKAAHDIEAHAKMVVPVDTGNLKNSIHTVIEADGFRGVVATGVEYAPYVEYGTRRMGAKPYMTPAAERVRPEFIEAMKRIAKV; encoded by the coding sequence ATGGCGAGGGGGAGGGCAAACATTCGGATCGTGTTTAACCGGTTCCCTGAGATCGCCCGCCGGGCGCCTGAGACGACCAGGGCGGCTGTGGCGAAGGCGGCGCATGATATCGAGGCGCATGCGAAGATGGTGGTTCCCGTGGATACGGGGAATCTGAAGAACAGTATTCATACGGTGATCGAGGCGGATGGGTTCCGGGGGGTAGTGGCGACGGGTGTGGAGTATGCGCCTTATGTGGAGTATGGGACGCGTCGGATGGGGGCTAAGCCGTATATGACGCCTGCGGCGGAGAGGGTGCGCCCGGAGTTCATTGAGGCGATGAAGCGGATCGCGAAGGTGTGA
- a CDS encoding transposase: MGRRTKLTPEVQEKICNFVRQGLTYEVAARAAGISESTFYRWRRRGEGARSGKFRQFWEALKKAEAEAESSLVQQIQKEARGGTWQAAAWILERRYPERWAKRDRVEHEHSVGDALAQVLERLADRGGAEDD, translated from the coding sequence ATGGGACGGCGAACCAAGTTGACGCCGGAGGTGCAGGAGAAAATCTGCAACTTTGTCCGGCAGGGGTTGACGTATGAAGTGGCCGCCCGTGCGGCTGGTATTAGCGAATCAACATTTTATCGCTGGCGGCGTAGGGGTGAGGGGGCCAGAAGCGGTAAGTTTCGACAGTTTTGGGAGGCTCTAAAAAAGGCAGAGGCAGAAGCTGAGTCTTCGTTGGTGCAGCAGATCCAAAAAGAGGCCAGGGGGGGGACGTGGCAGGCGGCCGCATGGATCCTCGAACGACGTTATCCCGAGCGCTGGGCGAAGAGGGATAGGGTAGAGCATGAGCACAGCGTTGGCGATGCGCTGGCGCAGGTCCTGGAAAGACTCGCTGATCGAGGCGGTGCGGAGGACGACTGA